In Streptococcus uberis, a single window of DNA contains:
- a CDS encoding xanthine phosphoribosyltransferase, translated as MKLLEERILKDGNVLGENILKVDSFLTHQVDYHLMRDIGKVFAESYADAGITKVVTIEASGIAPAVYVAEALKVPMIFAKKHKNITMTEGILTAEVYSFTKQVTSTVSIASKFLSKDDKVLIIDDFLANGQAAKGLIEIIQQAGASVEGVGIVIEKSFQDGRQLLENMGVKVTSLARIKNFENGRLNFMEADA; from the coding sequence ATGAAATTACTTGAAGAACGTATTTTAAAAGATGGTAACGTTCTAGGCGAAAACATTTTAAAGGTTGATAGTTTTCTAACACATCAAGTGGATTATCACTTGATGCGTGACATTGGTAAAGTTTTTGCTGAATCATACGCGGATGCTGGTATCACGAAGGTTGTGACAATCGAAGCATCTGGTATTGCTCCAGCCGTTTATGTCGCGGAAGCTTTAAAAGTCCCTATGATCTTTGCAAAGAAACATAAAAATATCACCATGACCGAAGGTATTTTAACTGCGGAGGTATACTCATTTACTAAACAGGTAACCAGCACGGTTTCTATTGCAAGTAAATTTTTGAGTAAAGATGATAAAGTCTTAATTATTGATGACTTTTTAGCTAATGGTCAAGCCGCAAAAGGCCTAATTGAAATTATTCAACAAGCGGGTGCCAGTGTTGAAGGTGTTGGCATTGTGATTGAAAAGTCATTTCAAGATGGTCGTCAATTACTTGAAAATATGGGAGTTAAGGTTACTTCTCTAGCACGTATCAAAAATTTTGAAAATGGAAGATTAAACTTTATGGAGGCCGACGCATAA